Proteins encoded within one genomic window of Erinaceus europaeus chromosome 13, mEriEur2.1, whole genome shotgun sequence:
- the SESN2 gene encoding sestrin-2, which yields MIVADPECRAELKDYLPFAPGSGPRAGEEPRENRARRGPRGPSAFIPVEEVLREGPESLEQHLGLEALMSTGRVDNLAIVMGLHPDYLSSFWRLHYLLLHTDGPLASSWRHYIAIMAAARHQCSYLVGSHMAEFLQTGGDPEWLLGLHHAPKKLRKLSEINKLLAHRPWLITKEHIQALLKTGEHSWSLAELIQALVLLTHCHSLASFVFGCGILPDGDPEGSPAPQAPSPPSERSSPPSRDSLNNFGGFETAHDVEALMERMRQLQESLLRDEGASQEEMENRFELEKSESLLVTPSADILEPSPHPDMLCFVEDPAFGYEDFTRRGVAAPPTFRAQDYTWEDHGYSLIQRLYPEGGQLLDEKFQAAYSLTYNTIAMHSGVDTSMLRRAIWNYIHCVFGIRYDDYDYGEVNQLLERNLKVYIKTVACYPEKTTRRMYNLFWRHFRHSEKVHVNLLLLEARMQAALLYALRAITRYMT from the exons GAGCCCAGGGAGAACCGGGCTCGAAGAGGCCCTCGCGGTCCCAGCGCCTTCATCCCTGTGGAGGAG GTCCTTCGGGAAGGGCCTGAGAGCCTGGAGCAGCATCTGGGACTGGAGGCGCTGATGTCCACAGGACGGGTGGATAACTTGGCTATAGTGATGGGCCTGCACCCCGACTACCTCAGCAGCTTTTGGCGCCTACACTACCTGTTGCTGCACACAGATGGGCCACTGGCCAGCTCTTGGCGCCACTACATTGCCATTATG GCTGCTGCTCGCCACCAGTGTTCCTACCTGGTGGGTTCCCACATGGCTGAATTTCTGCAGACTGGTGGAGACCCCGAATGGTTATTGGGCCTCCACCATGCCCCCAAGAAGCTACGCAAACTCAGTGAAATCAACAAGTTGCTGGCACACCGACCGTGGCTCATTACTAAGGAGCATATCCAG GCCTTGCTGAAGACAGGTGAGCACAGCTGGTCCCTGGCAGAGCTCATCCAGGCCCTGGTGTTGCTCACCCATTGCCACTCCCTGGCCTCCTTTGTATTTGGCTGTGGTATCCTTCCTGATGGGGACCCGGAAGGCAGCCCTGCCCCCCAGGCACCTTCGCCCCCCAGTGAGAGGAGCAGCCCCCCAAGCAGGGACTCATTGAACAACTTTGGG GGCTTTGAGACAGCCCATGACGTGGAAGCCCTGATGGAACGCATGAGGCAACTTCAAGAGAGCCTGTTGAGGGATGAGGGAGCCTcccaggaggagatggagaatcGCTTTGAGTTGGAGAAGTCAGAGAGCCTGCTGGTGACTCCTTCAG CTGACATTCTAGAGCCTTCTCCACACCCAGACATGCTGTGCTTTGTGGAAGATCCTGCTTTTGGATATGAAGACTTCACTAGGCGAGGGGTTGCGGCGCCCCCCACCTTCCGTGCCCAG GATTATACCTGGGAAGACCATGGCTACTCCCTGATCCAGCGTCTCTACCCCGAGGGTGGGCAACTACTGGATGAGAAGTTCCAAGCAGCCTATAGCCTCACCTACAACACCATCGCCATGCACAGTGGAGTGGACACCTCCATGCTCCGCAGGGCCATCTGGAACTATATCCATTGTGTCTTTGGCATCAG GTATGATGACTATGACTATGGGGAGGTGAACCAGCTCCTGGAGCGGAACCTGAAGGTCTATATCAAGACAGTGGCCTGCTACCCTGAGAAGACCACGCGAAGAATGTACAACCTCTTCTGGAGGCACTTCCGCCACTCGGAAAAG GTCCACGTGAATTTGCTGCTCCTAGAGGCCCGCATGCAAGCTGCCCTGCTCTATGCCCTCCGTGCCATCACCCGCTATATGACCTGA